One Oxyura jamaicensis isolate SHBP4307 breed ruddy duck chromosome 32, BPBGC_Ojam_1.0, whole genome shotgun sequence DNA window includes the following coding sequences:
- the LOC118155499 gene encoding LOW QUALITY PROTEIN: protein fosB-like (The sequence of the model RefSeq protein was modified relative to this genomic sequence to represent the inferred CDS: deleted 1 base in 1 codon): MTIRRAHEARAGAIEVAAASLVCSQRAPTLPGEGGGHPRVLPGAVPQHPDRAPSPQECSGLGDMPGSFVPTVTAITTSQDLQWLVQPTLISSVAQSQPPGGPMAHPPPTTAPVDPYDLPGPSYSTPGMGGFPSAPPARPSRARPRRSREETLTPEEEEKRRVRRERNKLAAAKCRNRRRELTDRLQAETDQLEEEKAELESEIAELQKEKERLEFVLVAHAPACKLPFEDAGPLGAGPAEVSTLGKEEPPGPVAFPFQPGAQGPFPSCCFAPGAPPVPPNPSYTSSFVFTYPEGATCGASHQRSSSSDQSSDSLNSPSLLAL; this comes from the exons ATGACAATTCGCCG GGCGCACGAGGCACGCGCTGGTGCCATCGAGGTGGCCGCTGCGAGCCTCGTTTGTTCCCAGCGAGCCCCCACCCTGCCAGGGGAGGGGGGTgggcacccacgggtgctcCCGGGGGCTGTTCCGCAGCACCCTGACCGTGCCCCGTCTCCGCAGGAGTGCAGCGGCCTGGGGGACATGCCCGGCTCCTTCGTGCCCACGGTGACGGCCATCACCACGAGCCAGGACCTGCAGTGGCTGGTGCAGCCCACCCTCATCTCCTCGGTGGCCCAGtcgcagcccccgggggggcccaTGGCGcatcccccccccacc accgCCCCCGTGGACCCCTACGACCTGCCGGGACCCAGCTACTCAACACCGGGCATGGGGGGCTTCCCTTCGGCCCCCCCGGCGCGTCCCTCTCGCGCCCGGCCACGGCGGAGCCGCGAAGAAACG CTGAccccggaggaggaggagaagcgcCGCGTGCGGCGGGAGAGGAACAAGCTGGCGGCCGCCAAGTGCCGCAACCGACGCCGGGAGCTGACGGACCGGCTGCAGGCG gagaccgaccagctggaggaggagaaagccGAGCTGGAGTCGGAGATCGCCGAgctgcagaaggagaaggagcGCCTGGAGTTCGTCCTGGTGGCCCACGCGCCCGCCTGCAAGCTCCCCTTCGAGGACGCCGGCCCCTTGGGTGCCGGCCCCGCCGAGGTGAGCACCCTGGGCAAGGAGGAGCCGCCGGGGCCCGTCGCCTTCCCGTTCCAGCCGGGCGCCCAgggccccttccccagctgctgcttcgCGCCGGGGGCCCCCCCGGTGCCGCCTAACCCCTCCTATACGTCTTCGTTTGTGTTCACCTACCCAGAGGGAGCGACCTGCGGAGCCTCGCATCagcggagcagcagcagcgaccAGTCCTCGGACTCCTTGAATTCTCCCTCGCTCCTCGCGTTGTGA